Part of the Haliotis asinina isolate JCU_RB_2024 chromosome 8, JCU_Hal_asi_v2, whole genome shotgun sequence genome is shown below.
TAAAGATCTCGTGTGACCTTCAGTGACTAAGATCCTTGACTAGAATGTCATTATAGTCCTACCAAATTTGTATGTTTGgcctttatgataaattgttAACATATTCCCCatcataaaacaaaaataattctaccatgactcaagaaaatactggattcaGATTGGTTCCGTAAAATCAGAGAGCGTCAATCCAGAATTGACGCTCATATGGTTTTAGGCCATTTCAACTCGCATTAACAAGTCTTATATGGAGAACTACTTGCGCTTGACCACAATGATGGCGGATCATAACAGCAACAACTCCATGGATTTTGACGCGGATTTTGGAATTTTCCACAGATGCAGTTTGAAATTTTTGGATTGAACATTTTATGTCACTTCACTACACACGTATACACAACACTGCAACACTACTTCATcttgaccaccaacatgactTATAACACAACTGAATTTATTAGAATTCagttatgtgacttttcttccacaATTATCTGGGAAATTCGCTATTATAGTACCCtcttttatgaaaatatacagCTCCCAACAAAACCAATATCTGACAAATGAATCGGAATGCCTTGCAAAAATACACCCCTCTCTATACAAAATTGTGCAGGAAAACATTAGTAAACGTTTACCTACCTggaaaatgttatatttgttcTGTTAGAATGGGAAATTCGCAAGATTAATAATGGTCTAGTGAAACACAAAATTTACTCCATCATGTCCTGTTGTGCATTGTTCACAataatatatgaaaaaaaactgAACCACCAGAATTCTGCTCTGCCATCTTTCCTGTAAGGCTGTCACTGTTATGTTTGTACACTTTAAAGAAAGCTTGGCCTCAATCCGTGCCCAAATGATGAAAACTAAGTTTCAAGGAATCCCAAGTTAGTCGCCTGTGCACACCTGTCACAAAGCAGCACTGTCACTCTTTTGTTAATGCCAGGGTGGAGGCAAGTATGTGAGGGTACGATCGACACTGTCTGATCATAAAAGTCAACAGTTTTTGATGAGTTACAGGTCATGGGTCTATAATAAGGaactattttttttatttattctgGAGGGTTCTGATTCGACAGTCAAGTATTTTCCACTCTCACATCAAATTTCAGACttttgcaaaatgtaaacactagCTCGTCCGCCATTTCAAACTGTTGCGTAACTCTATTTCCAAGAAAATAAGTAGGTCAGATGATTCCATTATTATGTGACCAGGGGGTTGGAGTATCACGGCAAACAAAACAATTGGCTATTTTCAGTTGTGTAGAGTTGGGATTGTAAAAACAAGCTGTTAGGTATAACATTATTGCATTGAATAAACAgtagtttgtttttctttagacAGAATATTTTCTATGGTGAAAtgtataaaaaaatacaaatggcaCCAACCACTCCCTTTACAGACGTGTTTAACTCACCTCTCATCCCCTGCCAGATTACACAGTGTCTTCTGCAGAGCGAGGAAGTTCAATTTTAAATGGGTCATGGTAGAACAGAGATAAAACTAGTGTGTTTAGGTTAATCTCCTAATTGTCACTCAGAGCCAGAGGCTGTACTACTATGCCCAAATAAGATATTACATCTTTGAAGGACATGTAGAAGTGGAATGCAGGAAAGCCATATTGATGGATGTCAgtttctttattgtggataGCAATGCATCTCAAAGTGTCTGCTTGCTACTTCAGGACTTGATGATGAtggagcaagcatacgctctGAAGTGTCGTGTTATTCTCAGCATGAAGCTGACAACAATAAATCTTGCTATTTTTAGAAGTTTGTTCCATCTGAGGTCACTCAATGTCTCCAAAACGTCACATGTGAAACCATTCAAACCTACAAAACTGAAAGCATTTGGTAGAATATATGGCACTTTTGGAGCCACTTATAAAGACACTTTCACTTGTAAAGTGTTACATGGAACGAACAGAAATTAAAGTATACAAGTATTTGGTACTTTCACAGCACATTATGGTGCTGTGgaaatcaagggcagataattcaaaGGGAGCTAGCTTGATATGACCAAATACATTTGCAGAATCAGATCCATGTTGCGATAATTGTATTGCAAGATACTGTACCGGTATATACAGGTTTACCAGTAGTAATTCACAACCCTGTTAAAAAAAGACACATTTCAAATGAGAAGTTATTTGTTTTAGTATAACACACTTGACAAATGTTGATGAATATTCACGAACAAACATGCTAAAAAATGTAAACCTCTGTGCGTTGTTAACTTTTATccacttttattgtttaattgcAATTCCAGTGTCTTTCTTGCATGTGTAACTTATCATTGCATTTCAGTATTAGTTATAAAAGTTAAAATAAAactttaggccagaccaattttatttcttgttttacggatccgccggccatattttttcaagaatgagaaaaaaaataaaaattaatttcccccactcaaaaaataaaatcctaatgtttttatcgGCTAAAAATTTAAACTCATAAGAAAATACTTTCTAGCTTATTTTTGCAcccatattcatttcataaattgccaaaagtaaaatattttgagcaTTTAGAATGAATATTACATTGAttggaaattattttttttttttttttttcctgcCTGCCTTTAAGTTctcagaggacaaaaatccgtaaaacaagaaatagaattggtctggtCTTTATTAGTATAAcgaaaaaaaaatgtgattctattgaaaatgtatatatattgtatatatcgATAATGGTCTGATAATTGAGAGAGGATTTGGTTTCCGTTTCCCAACACTAGAGACTATCACTGTAGGTTTCTCGGTTGTGCTGGTtcatcttaaaggtcacatgcaaccaaaaaatcaaacattattaaaacacatttatcacttattcctgacatataatatacattgctacttaaaaaaaccaaataaacacaattataagcgtacaattgcgattcaaaagtgcaatattttgtacttgggcttacttcccccgaaacgaatcCCTCGAatcccagtcatagcgggtggatatgcactcaagtgtaacgatggcttccgattggctgttttatttgctgatatgctgagggttcatttgtgtgtacagaaagatgatctgtttgatgggcattttagaagtatagccagtcacaagaaactaagattctttatggataacaacttctttttgtgtacttgatgcgtcgtttcagtatggattcatatactgttgtcaaacaaaatcatatacacgaaaagaagccattatccatgaagaatgtatatagagatgttgggtttggaaaatacatgttctctgaataaaatatcaataaaaaatcatgtcagtagagatggtaaactactgcgtggctggaatcggtcattcatccaagtacaaagcagggcttgaaactgacaagatttgcaccagtttccatcagatccagtcatccaaaaaaaaatgaatgtagtttgtttgcaacccacagacataaaagcatgtcatgtgtatcatcacatgtgcctaattacataatatggCAGACATGGGACTctggtgcacgagtcataaatcaacttaattttttttatatcgtatagtctgataggtgttaagtccAAATTGCACGTGTTTAATTATTGAAGCTGTGTATGGCATGTTGtctttaaaagacaggcagacaaacatataggtgtgaatataCCAGACACAGCatcctctgtgacagagactgcttaccacaatcaagaagttgttttacgtaacgagtagattatttacttgtttgtgtacacaactaagattagactactgctcacgacctcagccgctgggcatgcatactgtttcaagctccgcgaacctattcactgtgcatgtgttatggacgcagcgcagcacagctgttgaaaccagttttccccccagcgctggggggaattaagtgaaacatttgaactccgattttgcgggcttttttttcattgcattttttttcaactttataggttgaattgacattttttatgatttgtttcggtaagtgcataccgagaggtaccagaatctgcaaagttgcatgttttacgttgcatgtgacctttaaggataAAACTGAACCACCAGATTTCAGCTCTGCCATCTTTCTCACAAGGCAGTCACTGTTTTGTGTGTACACTttaaaggaaactgcaagaacaGTTTCCAGGAGGTGTGCTATCAGACTGTATCAACTGACAGCCACAGTGAATGCTGTTAGGTCACTGCCCCACCACCTTTTTTGTTGGATTctttaaatgataaacatgagTCAAGATGAGCAAAAGCATGtgatttttatgataaaatctaGCCCTGAACAGGGATTTACATAGCTCCTCAAAACATGGAGTCCTGGGGACTCATggcatattttcaaatttgggAGTCCATCAAACTCAAATGTACATCAATGGTCATGGATGCTTCCCATTTGATAATGACTTTATTATGATATACTGTAGTTTCTTTCAATGTTATTAGAATAATGACTGGAAACAGAATATATTAATCAATATTATATAGCAGATATTATATAAGTAAACCAGTCAGGCAGTAGTCgcatcaaaataatatataagtTTCAGAACATAACTAGCAGATGactttttttttatcaaatctaTGACTTTTCACAATGCCTGGAAACACTTCTTAAATTTCAGATGACTATATTATCAACAGGGTTAGAATTATAAACTATTTTTCGCTATGTTAGTGAAGAAAAGACCAAAATAATTCTTGGACACTTGCTTAGGCAATGGGTTCTAAGTAACAATGTTTTGAGAAAGTAATCAAAGGGAATAAACAaaagaataaaatcaacaacagtgctcataaaagttgtcaaatgttCACAATAACTTATTGTTTCCATCTTTTGTGAGCGATCGTGTAATGtaatttgacatttaatttaattttgtcATCCCGAACTTTACGCTCAGACGGGAATTTTAATGCTCAAATACATGCATGAAACATTTGCCATAACACATGTCATAACCAAGCACGATACATCCACTAAGTTCCATAAGATAAGTGTATTAGGTTATGTTTTTCCTAACACGTTCAGAATAGTGGGATTTTACCCAAAGTTTCGTCTGAATGAATAAGTTTTCGTTTACAAGCACGATGTCCATTGCTGTAATATGATTGCCTGCCTTAGGTCACATGCACAATTTTGACTAATCATGATCCGTAGAGCAGACAGTGGGCAATAAGCATCATTAGAATACTTATCCAATAAAATCATTTCTTACAACAGCGAAAATGCTCTTGGCAAGGGTACGAGAAAATTCCTCAAACACTGAGGTACTTCCTGCTGTTGCATCACATTAGCGAGCGAAAAGCCACTGAATTTGGGAAGCAGACAACTGTACATATTATTTTAGActtcttttttaaaataattttcaaatattgtgTCCATAAAGACACACTGGATCTTAGTTTGGGAGTCATTCATCAATTTTCTGCGTCCAATACGCAGGAATCTGACATCACGTAAAACCCTGGCCCTGAACATGCGACTACATGGGGTTAGTCCAGTAGTTGTACATGTGGTAATGTTATGTAAGGCAACATATCACTAACTCACAAGCAGGCTTCGCAGTAAAGTATTTTTTACATTTAGAAATTCCCAACCGTCAGAGTACTTGGAGTCGTGTGGTGACAAGTAAGTCACCATGGGGAGAGAGGACTCGGAAACAACTGGAACTGACGACGATGCAGCCAAGCAACATTGACGAAGAGGAGGCGATGCTGCAACAGGCACTGACCCTTAACATTCAAACAGCCAAGCTCGACATGCAGCAGAGAAAGTAGGTGTATAGGTTGTTACTGTAAGTTGAGATAGATGGGGTGACAAACTTAAAAACTTTGTCATCATGTAGAAGAAACAAGAGAAAGAGAAgtcaagaaacaaaaaaaagtgTTATAATTAAAGGAACTGACTATCAAAAGCCCCAAGTTAGGTCATGAATGTTGTTAGACTAGGTGACTTTATTAAGTGTTGTTTTACCATGATGGTGTGCTCAAATTAAAAAGACACGGTTGGTTGCCATcttattgccagaatattgctatgtgtGTTGTTTAGAGAAAGAGTAAACTCACATTTTTTGTACCCTTTTAGCAATTACGTATGAAAGACTTGCAGTTAGTCTTAAGTGGTATAcccattttttttttcttaaaaaacgAGTTGCCAACAGGCCGCCTCCTTCCCTCTcatttgagtggcattttagaagttgacaCGCTTGACACGTGCAagcattcctgcttgacaacagtacaagaatcaGTACATTGcactcacgcaataaagaagttgttatccgtaaCAATTTGTCCTGTTTCCTTCCCTCTCGCCTGCCATTGAAACCACTAACAGGTAACATAACTCTCTTTCCAGAGCCATTAAGTGAGGTCATGTGACGAAGgtttttcagttagttgtgtataaaatgtgtaataaGCTCATCAATTGTCTAATTTCTtgatgtcaacaaagacatcCTGAATCGTTAGGTTGCAGTCAAATGCTTCCAGCTGTCatgtgatggtgtcaccatacACAGATGTCCATGGGATCCCTCAGTTCATGCTAAAAATGTTGTTTGTGAATGCAAAGTGAGCATTGTGGAATCCTCTACATATAAATCAGGTGGTTGGACACTTGCCTTGTTTCCAagatagaagatgctatttagatttgtttccaTCGAATtgacaaaatcaaaactaattacgagtaaatgattgataaccaaaaggattttgcatgacacaacttgtaacgtaAGGATTTCCTCCTCAGAAGCAATGGAGGGTTTGGGTCGAAGTGACAGTAATAATGTAAGTAGTATTATATTGACAGCCATCTTGCTTCCAAGAGAGAAATTGGTATGTTATAAGTAATGTTATGTAAAATCCTATTGtctgtaaatcaaatacatattttactgccagtagaaagtagtttagattttgCAACTGGGTGTAATCAATTCTAAATAGCATTTTTTCTCAGACTGGCAAATGTTCGcaacagggcgccgccatttctTAAAATCGTGGTGTCACAGTCTAATGCCTGTTTGAGactatgatttgttttcatgaagtaaagagatcaaaactacttcctactcacagttaaatatgtttttgaaccatgaccaaaatgattttgaacgaTTTATATCCATTATATCAACAAGCGATTTTGATAGATATGCAAAGCAGGTGACGAAATTATATGACAGTAGATTGTGCAAACGTAAAtctttcatatttcaaaacaaatgtcacagttgcaggtttagacaaatctataaacaagataatccaccctctgaaatgtagatgaatactacaGCATCCCATATAGGTATACCTCATATTACATCACGAAGGCGTGCCCTTCTGgttggttgaaattttgttcacgggagagaattgtgcactgttgtcgaaaaggttgatttaagttaattaaatgtcggaatgagtagttttaacgacggggtttcatttataacagtgtcaataaatgatttatgtatttgtacccccTGGTGTATGTGTGATCTTTGATAGCAAACATACTGATTCACAGAAAGGAAAACATCCGATATTTGACAGGAAGGAACATGCCTTGTTTTAAGTCAGTCTTGGAAGCACTCCCTCCCTTTGCTTTAGGTATTGTAGCTTTCGCAAACTTTAATGTGTTGTAGATGGCAGGAACAGCTTGAACAAACAGAAGCAAACCGACAGATTATGGAAACTGCCCACTACACAAAACCCCAGCAGCAGCCAAACACAAGGTGAGGCATAAACACTCATAGACCTTTCTGTCCCCATGAAAACTGCTATTTGTGTTTATAGGAACTAGATTTGATTCATGTAATTGTGATGGCTATTCACAGGATACATGAAGGCACAGCAAAGTCCAACAACCTAACCATAGGAGCCACATTGAAAGGACAGTGTCATACAGTGTACTCGCTTGGGGGACCTTTCAACCCAGGGCTACCTATCCCTTGCTTAAACCAGTGATTGAAGTAATAATGTATTAGCAATCtaaaatttgtattttgtacttAATTTGACATTCGGAATACTGAAAAAGCCTTCGGGAAGCTTTTTCGGGTTGTTCTGTTTGGAAGGCATCTGTACTGACGGATTTGTTTCAGGAACGTGAACACTTGCCTGTCAGAGCTAGCTGCCTCCTCTACATCTCCTTCTAGATTGAAGTACCCTCTGTCAGACAAGTTTTTGGTGTATCCTGGAGCGTTTGTCAATCAATCAAGCCACAACTTGGATGAATTTGAAACCCGACCTTCATGGTGTCTACCCCTAAATCCAAAATCTGAAACCAGGAAAGTGTGCAAACCTAAACCAGGTAAAAGGGATAGTTGGTCTCTCTGCCCTGGCAAACCCACGGCAGATGACTGGAGCTACTCAAAGTCAGCGGATACAGACAGTACTGATTCAGAACTCAAAGAATATGAGTGTTCAGAGGAGAGATGCCATCAGTTCAAAAACCTTGTTGATAAAAGTTGTACTGGTGAATCAAAATCTTTGATTTATGAAAGGTCAAGCTTGCATGACAGCACTTGCACAAATACTCAGCAGGGGAGTGTTATCAGAAATATCCAGTTCAGTCAAGCTAATCAGGAGAAGAAATCACATGGACTGATTACAAATACACCTTGGCTTAGTACTAATGAAAACTCTAATAATGTCAACAAAGATGCTCGAAACCAAGTTAAAGCCAACTTTTCAAGAGCCTCTTCAAGCCACAAGGACACTAATGATGACTGGGATGTTGAGTGTCAATGGAAAACAGAAGGCCCATCATATCCACTGCTCAAGTATAAGCCCAGGAAAGAAAAGTCAGGGAAAAAAGTAAATGAGACTCTCTTACCTCCCAAACAGATCCATGTGTTGCTAGGAGACACTTTGTGTTGCACTGCAGATAGCACTGAGCAGACTGAAGAGCAGCTTACTCCCAAACCCATCCCTTTGTTGCTAGGAGACACTTTGCCTTGTACTGCAGATAGCACTGAGCAGACTGAAGATCTGCTTACTCCCAAACCCATCCCTTTGTTGCTAGGAGAAACTTTGCCTTGTACTGCAGATCGCACTGAGCAAACTGAAGGGAAGCTTACTCCCAAACCCGTCCCAGGATTCCTAGAAAACTCTTTGCATTCTGCAGCAGACACTCCTGTGCAGACTGATAGTCCACTGCAAACAGAAAAATTTTGTTTAGCAAGTGTTGTCAAGATTGAGGCTGAGACGAACACAGAGCCACTTTTGGATTCACACCTAGTTCCAGAGAGACATGACTGTTTCACACAAACCAAGGTTTCGTCAGGGTTTGTAGGAGGATTTTGGGACTCTGCTTCAAACAATGCTGACAAAATTCCTGTCCACAGgcaacaaagaaatattttggtgGATCAAGAGGTGTTGAAACAAATCCCTCTAAATGGAATTTCACACGCTAAAGTGAATGATCACAAAGATCAATCGAGTGTCCAAGTGCCCCCAGTGGCACTGGAGTCTCACACACAGAAGCCGGAGAACTGGGATAACAATCTCCTTGTTTCATCCTTTGCTGAATTAAGTGTAAAGAATCCTTCTGCAAGCAGAACAGAAAGTAGCATCactgtcaacagaaaccatgaGAAGACCACAATTCCAAGAATACCTCTGATAACCTCTGTGTTAAATGACAGTCAGGAGCAGGATCAAGTTCCTGAAAGGATGATGACAGATGATCAGAAACTAAGTAACCATCACTACAATGTCCAGCGAGCAGAACAGACCACTCCATCTTCAGGAAGAAATGCCAGTGGACTTGGACCTTCACAGCAGTCCAGTCAACCTGGTGGCCTTCCTGTCGGACTTCCGGAACATCTTATCCAGGCATATCTACAGTATGTGGCACAAAGTGAAGTCAGACCAAGACAACAGCAGCCAACCCCTCATCCAGCTCCAGCTAATTATGTGCAAGGTGGTGCTTCTGACGAATCTGAGACGACATCAAGTAAAGCAACATCTGCAGCATATCCCCTGCCAGGCAATTCTGGCTACATGCCTGCTATGTGGTCTCACCTGTATCCATGGATGGGCCCACTTATAGCTAACCCTCTGATGTCACATCCCATGATGCCTTTCTGTCCACCTCCCGTCTTCACCTATTCCCTTCAACAACAGATGAAGACACAGGAGTCTGGGGCTAAGGAATTCACTTCAAACAAGCATCAAGGGATTGAAGAGAGAAGCACCATCAACCAAGTAAAATGTCACCCTCATCATAGGGACTCTGTATCCAAATCAAGTGGCCATCAATCAGAACTCTCTGAAAGTTCAGAAGCCAGTAGGTTAGATGTGGATGTTGAGAAATGCCAAGGACAGCAGACCAAAAGGGATGGTGGTGGGCAGCAGATGTCAGATGTCATTCAGGAAAAGGAGCACATGACTGAAGCACATCAGGAAAGTCTCAGATGTAATGTCAGCCAAAAGGATCTCTCACATATCACAAGACAAGAGGAGCCAGTGAACAATGGTGGTGTAGGGCAGCAGAAGGTAATGAATACAAGTGGTTTGGGACAGCAGAACAAGGGTGGTTTTGGACAACCAGGGCTGAAGTATTGTATGCAGCAGAATCAGCCCAGTTCTGAAGGAAATATGAACAACAGCAACTTCATAAACAGTGAAATGACAGCCCCcatgacacacacagacaaatctTGCAGCTTAAGGAACATGAGGGTAAGCCTTGGCTTTTTCTAGTGCACAAGGACAAATGATTGTCATTGCTTGTTCTTTTCTCATATACGACTCTCATTATCATACTTCCAAACTGCACACACAGAATTTTGTCTCAATATTGAATTACTGAAATACTTCATCCCTTTATTCAGGATCCTTGATTTGTGTTGGTGACATCCATGCACACTGTTGTTTCAAGTAAATGATCTTGTACTTAGTCATTCCAGTGAAACTTGTTACATAATTATTTTTCCTATCccgactcatgcttaattgcttatctcctcttcctggcgaaggtagtggaacacctgaaatcctttgaagttcccttctaaaagtgatgtaaaattcacactcgcccatgagttacctcccctcacTTTCTGCCTATCGCCCGATGAGGGTGGCTGGAGGCACCTATGGCGATAAGTCTTtcattcttttggtttttctaacTAAATTTGTGTTGTATGCAGTTTTtggcttgtatatatatatatatattattattattaggtcTTCAGACTGAAAGTCGGAAGACATACTGTTATTATccgaattattattattatttgtacgaATTTTGTGCCAGCTCTCCTGACCTAACCACTGGATGAATTTCAATGaaactttcagggatgatagcctatatgctgaaaggtatacaatggaaaaaaaatccCGACTTCCGACTTCCGGTAAGGGCAGACaacccaaaatgtgaaaatctttcacccttaatatctccaaaactattagagataaattaaccaaaattacacacaatgtagacaACTGAATTCCCCATCGACTTAACATGTAAAAAAAGATTTGCAGCAGAAGAAAATTAGcactattttgaaaaaactgaaattttcgcCGATTTTAGCGTTTTGACAGTGCCTGTCTTTGAAAATCTTCTTCTCCAGAACGGCATATGGCACAATCATGTTTGTTACACCATTAGAAAGCCCATACCCTGGaaagcttaatttgttcaaggcatcTTGATATCTCAAATAGTttcggagttatcgcccttcAAAGTTGGTCAAATTTTCAAAGACGCATTTTGGTAGGGTTCATTAAAATGTCATAACTCTGCGGAAACACAATGGATTTCATCGTTTATCATACCAAACTGTAGCTCATTGAATGGGGAAcatctttgcttcacattatggttatgtaaatCAATACTTACGTTACAATTACGCCGGAAAGAAAATTTGTACATTTCCAGCCTAAATCAACTcaagttttaacaaaatgttccaGTCCCGCTGTGAGAAGCAGATATCTATTTTTAACACCGCTATAGCACACTCAAATTAGAACTTGAGTTTCCCTTCACCTGCATTACTCTGCGTTAACACTGAATGGTCACAGAAACACAGGCGCGTTATGGAAATAGTCGATCGTGTACAagtcagtgagttgagttttacaccgcactcagtattattccagctagtgatcaacagcatgagcatcgatctgcgcaatgtggAACCTATCACTTtgtatattgctttacgccgtactcagcagtattagtggtatggaaatgtcaggttctaatctttccagtagtttgcATATTGctttacaccgcattcagccGTATTCCTGCGTTACACTGGCATAACAGCGAAtcttcacagaaatacatgagggttaaggaaatagtcgattctgttacagtgagtgagttgaattttacgccgcactcagtagtattccaagtatatggctgtggtctctttatgatcgaatctggaccagacaatccagtgatcaacagcatgagcatcaacatgcacagtttggaacctattactttgcatattgttttacgccacactcagcagtattccaactatatagcTGCGGTCTGTCAATGATCgagtggacaagacaatccagtgatcaagagcatgagcatcgacgtgcgcaattggaaacctattagtttgtatattgttttatgccgcacttagcagtattccaagtgTATGGTTGGGGTCTGTcattgatcgagtctggaccagacaatccagtggtcaacagcatgagcatcgacctgcgcaattgggaatctattagtttgtatattgttttacgccacacttagcagta
Proteins encoded:
- the LOC137293767 gene encoding uncharacterized protein isoform X1, yielding MALFSDEKLRYLRILGLKFDATEEDIKKTYKKLALQHHPDKCQNDPEATKRFQEVSAAYYGLQRLKDREARASYCNCDHAHYHHGFDFDSDCSDYYDSDDEYSQFYYQDDEELMDFFRKIFMDVFSEFVFKKKFQSKRKRPDTYTTEDTEEESFFEFLSRKFRSEGRSSTDDYILTEDDLKKFQSYDEWQKARDPSKPPNRCKRRAVQRSRRHQKEEQKQKNKKQRKNEQRRKDKELLAIRDQLLKTLDEKKEKQKKGQNTEPPNHKPSSKAAYMKSRVTKSPERLEIERQLAEAKRKEHELQENLRRLEAKEHKQEKKLRKSEKKKAKKQQTSTQDAPSLPSEQRSFPHKTFNNTDFIESKYGQKNLSGSFDNKHPKQISKEERDKGLADLMDKVKRKQRSSDDAGGDETRKMTDVAAALYTGQKSCENVRQHDAPRSARRSNTPVIETPPETSLLSQHLDAYHELMKQQPRRHTEQQLREERLRIRDAQLRTQQSELERLRKNPSHDLFKDDLDTKRDELLQKQREKERLRNEEEAFELKKEAERQHSAPTLPVSRKYYESISYHEKQHNKAEPHTPHRQTPRRTSKTPPLITTVENPIKREIPNRQSTWSRVVTSKSPWGERTRKQLELTTMQPSNIDEEEAMLQQALTLNIQTAKLDMQQRKWQEQLEQTEANRQIMETAHYTKPQQQPNTRNVNTCLSELAASSTSPSRLKYPLSDKFLVYPGAFVNQSSHNLDEFETRPSWCLPLNPKSETRKVCKPKPGKRDSWSLCPGKPTADDWSYSKSADTDSTDSELKEYECSEERCHQFKNLVDKSCTGESKSLIYERSSLHDSTCTNTQQGSVIRNIQFSQANQEKKSHGLITNTPWLSTNENSNNVNKDARNQVKANFSRASSSHKDTNDDWDVECQWKTEGPSYPLLKYKPRKEKSGKKVNETLLPPKQIHVLLGDTLCCTADSTEQTEEQLTPKPIPLLLGDTLPCTADSTEQTEDLLTPKPIPLLLGETLPCTADRTEQTEGKLTPKPVPGFLENSLHSAADTPVQTDSPLQTEKFCLASVVKIEAETNTEPLLDSHLVPERHDCFTQTKVSSGFVGGFWDSASNNADKIPVHRQQRNILVDQEVLKQIPLNGISHAKVNDHKDQSSVQVPPVALESHTQKPENWDNNLLVSSFAELSVKNPSASRTESSITVNRNHEKTTIPRIPLITSVLNDSQEQDQVPERMMTDDQKLSNHHYNVQRAEQTTPSSGRNASGLGPSQQSSQPGGLPVGLPEHLIQAYLQYVAQSEVRPRQQQPTPHPAPANYVQGGASDESETTSSKATSAAYPLPGNSGYMPAMWSHLYPWMGPLIANPLMSHPMMPFCPPPVFTYSLQQQMKTQESGAKEFTSNKHQGIEERSTINQVKCHPHHRDSVSKSSGHQSELSESSEASRLDVDVEKCQGQQTKRDGGGQQMSDVIQEKEHMTEAHQESLRCNVSQKDLSHITRQEEPVNNGGVGQQKVMNTSGLGQQNKGGFGQPGLKYCMQQNQPSSEGNMNNSNFINSEMTAPMTHTDKSCSLRNMRPNIPPRFQRQKRLELNKKIKTLILEINKEQEDYKETEIVKEEDRISA
- the LOC137293767 gene encoding uncharacterized protein isoform X2; the encoded protein is MNYKKTCDVSKLKNINKRRNYANLKKRKQSKKQQTSTQDAPSLPSEQRSFPHKTFNNTDFIESKYGQKNLSGSFDNKHPKQISKEERDKGLADLMDKVKRKQRSSDDAGGDETRKMTDVAAALYTGQKSCENVRQHDAPRSARRSNTPVIETPPETSLLSQHLDAYHELMKQQPRRHTEQQLREERLRIRDAQLRTQQSELERLRKNPSHDLFKDDLDTKRDELLQKQREKERLRNEEEAFELKKEAERQHSAPTLPVSRKYYESISYHEKQHNKAEPHTPHRQTPRRTSKTPPLITTVENPIKREIPNRQSTWSRVVTSKSPWGERTRKQLELTTMQPSNIDEEEAMLQQALTLNIQTAKLDMQQRKWQEQLEQTEANRQIMETAHYTKPQQQPNTRNVNTCLSELAASSTSPSRLKYPLSDKFLVYPGAFVNQSSHNLDEFETRPSWCLPLNPKSETRKVCKPKPGKRDSWSLCPGKPTADDWSYSKSADTDSTDSELKEYECSEERCHQFKNLVDKSCTGESKSLIYERSSLHDSTCTNTQQGSVIRNIQFSQANQEKKSHGLITNTPWLSTNENSNNVNKDARNQVKANFSRASSSHKDTNDDWDVECQWKTEGPSYPLLKYKPRKEKSGKKVNETLLPPKQIHVLLGDTLCCTADSTEQTEEQLTPKPIPLLLGDTLPCTADSTEQTEDLLTPKPIPLLLGETLPCTADRTEQTEGKLTPKPVPGFLENSLHSAADTPVQTDSPLQTEKFCLASVVKIEAETNTEPLLDSHLVPERHDCFTQTKVSSGFVGGFWDSASNNADKIPVHRQQRNILVDQEVLKQIPLNGISHAKVNDHKDQSSVQVPPVALESHTQKPENWDNNLLVSSFAELSVKNPSASRTESSITVNRNHEKTTIPRIPLITSVLNDSQEQDQVPERMMTDDQKLSNHHYNVQRAEQTTPSSGRNASGLGPSQQSSQPGGLPVGLPEHLIQAYLQYVAQSEVRPRQQQPTPHPAPANYVQGGASDESETTSSKATSAAYPLPGNSGYMPAMWSHLYPWMGPLIANPLMSHPMMPFCPPPVFTYSLQQQMKTQESGAKEFTSNKHQGIEERSTINQVKCHPHHRDSVSKSSGHQSELSESSEASRLDVDVEKCQGQQTKRDGGGQQMSDVIQEKEHMTEAHQESLRCNVSQKDLSHITRQEEPVNNGGVGQQKVMNTSGLGQQNKGGFGQPGLKYCMQQNQPSSEGNMNNSNFINSEMTAPMTHTDKSCSLRNMRPNIPPRFQRQKRLELNKKIKTLILEINKEQEDYKETEIVKEEDRISA